The region gtgtgtgtgtgtgtgtgtgtgtgtgtgtgtgtgtgtgtgtgtgtgtgtacctggtcAACACAGCATTAAATTAGCTGGTGGAATTGTCAGGGACATCATTAAGCTGTTATTAATACCAGCCAGGTAGCGTCCATACATCACTACTCCCACAAAGACAGACTCATCTCTAGTGAGCTACTGGAGGAATAATACCCCAATCCTTCTTCCAGGGGcacttaatatttattttaccagTAGTGCATCAATCTAAGAGAATTGAttggagaaataaaagaaagaatgtAAAGGAAAAGAGAGATTTTTAGAGAGGAAGGCAGAAATTTGACCAAGGTCCTTGTAGAATGAGTGACCTTCTGAGAAGCAAGACTTTTCTAACATTTTCCCAGCCATTtgtcttcctttcttcctctctttcactGTGTCTTCCAGGCTTGCCTGTGTCTTCTCCAAGCGTGGAACatcagggcttttttttttttgtcttccactCTGGttattactgaaaaaaaaaattcttttaacaTGGTTGAAAATGTCACCAAGCCTGAATAAAAGAATCTGTACACCAGACAGAGAAATGAGAGTTGGTGGTAGGGCCAGGGCGGTGAGAGTGACTCAAAGGTTATAGAGAAAGAAATGGAAtagaaaaagaagtaaaagcCCCCAAAAAAACCAGCCACTTCTCTCTGTGGAGTGAGGTGTGAAAAGAAGGATGGCTTAGATCAATACAACAACCTCCTCTGAGGTTTTCATAATAGATTAgtgtaaatgagtgtgtgtgagtgtgtgtcactggATATGTTTTTTGGGAGAACACAGTGTTATTTCTCTTTCAGTATTGACTCCTTCTCTCTTTTGCTTCCTGTTTGGTCTACTCTCGCGTCCTTTAGAGATCCTTAAATCCTTCTGTCAGATTGATTCTTCTCTGCCTACTTTCCACTCTCCGTTTACTTCTTTGCTCATCCATCGACTTTTCCTTCCacacttttctctctcttcccttccctccccttcttcctctctAGGTGTGTGGCTCTGGGTCACCCTGCCCCAGTGAGACAGCAGATCCCAGCTCAGACCAGGCCAGTCCAGAGGCTGGGAGCTAAATAGCAGCAGGGCAGGGTAGGTGCTGTTACCTCTGTGCCCCACTAACTgctccttcttcacctgctTGCCTTCATACTTCCCCCTTTCATCCATCCACAGGatctctcagtgtgtgtgtgtgtgtgtgtgtgcgtgggtgtgtgtgtgttcaacagAATATCTGTGTGACTGATTGAGTGGCTtgttcgtgtgtgtttgtgcacatatGTTTGTGCCTCCCCTGGATTTATGGTTAGTGTTTGTCAGTGATGATGTGTCATTGTCTAGAAGGCCTGTGCTCCAATCATGCCCACCCATCCCACCcaggtgattggctgagagCGTTAGCCAATCAGAAACTGTTCATGGAGCAGGACGTCTTCTGAgatttacatgcatcactgcAGCTCTTAGATATTTAGGTCATTTGCACACATCATATATGTGACATGTTGCACTGGAACTTATAGCATGTGCATTATTATCagaggatgacgatgatgaagatgagcagCGACTGTCCAAACTTGGGGAAGTGTTGATGTGTGCATTTGACCCCACTGTAAAACTGTCAAACTACTTTCTGTTGGAAGTGACGTGCAGTTTACCTACACaaggatgcaaacacacacacacaaacacacacacacacacacacaccacacacacacacacactccaaagcCACTTAGATGCCAGCCTCCTTACCCTGGGTCCTCACCCACACAATCCCCGGCAGTGGCTGCCTAATGATAGCTGCTGGCActcacacagtgaaaaatgtAATGGTGTTGTTTTCATCAGCTAATACCGGGGTGCCAAGATTAATGACTGCCTGGACATAATTGGCAATAATTAAAACCCAAGAAGCCTTCTAGTCTTTCCCCTCTCCGTGGGTGGGAGGAGGGGCGGCTGAGGTACCcccctgccccctgctggccaccGTCCTCGTATTGAGGTGCTTTGAAAGCTGCGTGGCGGCAGGTGGATGTGGGGCTTAAGTGGGAGGACAGATTGGAGAGTGGAGAGTCTGTGTTAAAGCCAAAGACCAGAGAGTCTCCTCTACAGTAGGTGGACTGCTTTGGTCCTGGTCCAGTCAGTCTGCTCCCATATGGTGTTTACCTGCTCAATCACATCCATTTTAGACAtgtccccaaacacacacacctgtccagtGGGCCTggtgattacacacacacacacacacacacacacacacacacacctgtgcaatCAGCCCGGTGATTCTCTAGACAAGCACACCTGTGATCGACACTGTCACCACCTGTGCTCATATCCAGGCCAAAAatatgggagtgtgtgtgtgtgtgtgtgtgtgtgtgtgtgtgtgtgtgtgtgtgtgtgtgtgtgtgtgtgtgtgtttgctgctagCCGTGAATGCCAtgttccctcctccctcctcttcccactgacagatgtgtgtgtgtttgggctgGTAGgcgttgtttgtgtgtgtgtgtgtgtgtgtgtgtgtgtgtgtgtgtgtgtgtgtgtgtgtgtgtgtgtgtgtgtgtgtgtgtgtgtgtgtgtgtgtgtgtgtgtgtttctgaagtgATCTCATCTTGTCCAGCGAATGCTCTCAAGTCTCAGCCGTGAAATGGCCTGCTTCTACGGTTCACTGAACAGTCTCACATTGCTTCTCCAGGCCCAGGGCacaatgctcacacacacacacacacacacacacacacacacacacacacacacacacacacacacacacacacacacacacacacgtaccagCCAGACCAGGTATTTGGGATACATTGGCTCATACCTCCACCTTAGCCCTGCTGGCTCCGTCAGCCTTATGGAGCTGAAGCAGCTCCTGGGCAGAGCTGGTTAGATGATGCGGGGTGACACCGCCGCGCTGTGTCtctggcgggggggggggggtagctgaGCAGTGTGTGCTCGCTGTCAGTACTTGTCTCAGCCTCTTTGTCACCTCTCCGGGCTGCTGACAGCCTCTTTCTGCTGACTGTCTGGTCTCGTCCAGGACTACAGTTACAGCTTTGTATCCCACAAACCAAAGCATCCAACCCAGAGTGAGACTTTCCATAATGAGAGAGTTGTATTAAAATACAAGGAGACTAACTTATTTTGTGCAACACATCATTGATTTGACGGAGGGTTTTGTCCATTACTAATCACTGAACGACTATGTCTGTTCCAGATATCTACTCTAATTACTTTCACTGTTGATTAATCCTGATGTTTTTGGACAAACTCTAACATCTTCACATAGATGTaccttttgtgttttcatgttatttCAAAATCTGACCTCTTGCAGTGACTTTGAATGAAAGGCAGCACTCAACAGCTGTaaaaatgctgcattttttaaaattcccttCTTTCTTGAGTTTGAGAGGCGTCACCAGGTTTGATGAACGCTGGCTGCCGTATCACTTGTGTGGGAGCTGCTGGCAGACCCTAAACTCTCGCTCTCTGCACCGACTCCTCCAGAAAATAATAGGCCAGTCATTGTTCTCCAATCAAGTTGTCTGCATAGCAGATTGAGAGGCTGGCTGTAATTATGTGTACAATAATAACTGGTGTATTGTGAGTGACTGCAGCAGCTCAGTGCTTCCACTGCAGGGTGCTCCGTCATCCACTGGTGTCTTCCAGCTCAGTTTCAGGAGAGATGCCAACATGAACACTCATAACTGGTCTTACAAGGCACTGGTTTGAGCATCTGATTCATACTGGTCCTTGAGGGAGCCTGGAGATCATATTCATGGCTGCATGAAAGGACACTGTCTCAAAcagtaactcacacacacacacacacacacacttaaaaatgtTTGGAGAGCTGTGGGGATCGTTTTAAAGTGAAAGCAGCGAAGAAGAAATCACAGGACGTGTCCTTCAGACGCAGCATACTACTGGCACCTGGTGGCCACTTTGAGTACTGGACCTCACAAACCTGCTTAACGAATCAGTCTGGCTCATCAGGACTCGCAGTTTGGTGAAACTGTTCAGTCAGATGAGCGAATGAATCACAGTCCAGAGCACTCCCTTTAATTGTGTAACATTCAGGTGAACTACAAACGCCTGAAATGACGATTTAAGGCAGATTGTGAGGTCATACCTGTGTAAAGGTGGTTTGAAGTGCTGATCTACTTCTCTTTCCTGTGCAGAAGGGGAAGGATCCTCTCTATGCCAAGATTAACAAAGGGAAGAAATAAGGAGAAGCAGTCCAGACCAGCAGCAAGAGAACAGGAGGAGAACCCtcatctagtgtgtgtgtgtgtgtgtgtgtgtgtgtgtgtgtgtgtgtgtgtgtgtgtgtgtctgtgtgtctgtgtgtctgtgtgtgtgtgtgtgtgttgtacatcTCCCAAACAATCGTCTTCTCTTCTGAAAAAACAACTGCGCAAAGCCTCCCCATTCCCTCGGTTCTATTCCTCCACTTGtgtacctcctcctcctcctcctcctactcctcctactcctcctcctcctcctcttcctcctcctcctacacctcctcctactcctcctcttcctcctcctcctacacctcctcctactcctccccctcctcctcctcttcctcctcctcttcctcctcctcctcctctgcagcctGCTCTCCTCCTGAGAGGAAAGAGTCGTCTTGTCTTGGTTGTTCACACAAGACGGGGGGGGTTATCATTCACAGAGATGGATGCAGTTCTCCTTCcaccatgccccccccccccccccccccagcagagacTCACACCCAGCCTTACAGACTAATCCTTCTCCTTCCCCGTCCCCCGCTCCTTCTCTCTTACACCTCCCTCACACTCCTTCACTTGCCTCCTGTGTCTGACCCAGAGACTGTGCTGCCAGGAAGGGACTGAATCAAGCAGTGCCTCTCtgtctccaacacacacacacacacacacacacacacacacacacacacacacacacacacacacacacacactcatacaacACATGAGCTCGACGGGATTAGAACCATCATCTTTTGCTTGAACTGACTGAATCTACATCTATAACGAGAAGCTGGACTCTAATGGGCCAATCAGGGATGGCCAACTACTGGGATCGCTGCTCCCCGATTGGTTGGTTCAGCCGCTATTTCCTCCGTCTTGTGAGTGTCTGCTGGATCGCTATGCAGAAACAGACTCTCTGGGAGCTACTCACACACCAACAAGACATACTGTGCATACATTAGACTACATAAACTCACATAAATACAAGTcctcccctcacacacacacacacacacacacacaaatacacacacagacacacacacacacacacagtttgccAAATGTCTTTCCCTGCAGACAGACTGACATAGAGGCCAGAGGACCAGACATAAAGAGAGATGGACCCTGAGAGGGAGACGCGTTGCAAGTCAAACAGATTATGTGATTGAACTGTTCATTCTCTATAGCTTTTGTAcaatacagattaaaaaaaaaaaaaaaaagaacaaattgaaaaaaaatgtaatttttattttataaatcaatCAAGCCGCTGGGGTCAGCTCTATAGAAACTATAGAGTCAACATGGCTTTAAGGCATCTGATCGTTGGTTTGCCAAACTCATTTTGTAAATAATGATAACATTTTGTCCACTGGACTTCTGTGCCATAAAATAGGAAGGCTTCAATTATGCAAACTCTTGACGTTAACCCAAGCAATACCAacatattcttttcttttttcctgttttcccgCTGTGTTTTCTTGCCCTCTGATCTGGTTTTTGTTCTTGTGCTTGGATGTCGTATGTCTATGTCTTAACCTCCTCACACTACATCCAGCTGAACAGCTTGCCTTTATTTGTCCTTTCAGATCCTGTCTCTTCAAATTATTGTGTCACATACTAACTAGCTTCTGTAGTTTTTGTTACCAAAGCCTGTGCACCCACTGAAACTTGTGTTTCTGTCCCACAAACCTGTATCCTAACCCGGTGTTTCAAGCGCTGGGTGCAGCCTAACTCACTGTAGCCtcgtcctccatcttcctccggCCGTCTTGAACATACATGATGCTCTGAACATCTGTCTGTCCGTTGGTCAGGTGCCAAACTGCTGCTGTCCcatcatctgtgtttgtgtgtggatggcAGCATCCTCTGCCGCACCTACATCAAATGTGATGCCAATGACTCCCTATTTTATGGCCAGAGTCCCCATGTCATTCGAGAACTCTTTTGGACCATGATATTGATTAACTTAAAAATCTTGACAACTAGAAGATGAGCAAAGAAGCTGAATAAAAAGGGAAACGTTGCTTTTTGAGTACATAACATTTCTAGACCTATTTTAACTTTACCTCTGCTAACAGTTTCTTATTGTAAATTGACgcattatttttatctttatgaATATGACATTCTACAGTGGGTttttagatgattttttttttttggttcccTCTTGATTTGAATTACGTATTCCACCATGTATTACTGttacaaataaacacatccAAAATGATGGAACGGCTATTCATGTGTgtacgtgagtgtgtgtgtgtgtgtgtgtagtgagcCTAATGGTGTGTGTCTTGCAGAGGTGACCCCCAGTGAGTTGGAGTTTCCTCATGTAAAGCTAGTGTCACAGTCTTTTGCTGTAATTTAACGTGCCTTTAAGAGCCTGTCACATCCTGCTGCTCTGGCAGCCTCTAATGCAAGCTGTCATAAGCTTTATTAGCATCCCACTGAAAAACAGGGGCGTCAGCCTTTTTTCTCTtactcttcctgtcggccgcataCACAATGAAAATACTTTACAACAACTTTTTATGTACCTTGTTAATTTCCTATTTTATAGAGATAATTGGTGGTTTTGAAGgttaaatcaatcaaaaacagaCATGCTTCCTGCCCATGCAGcatgtttttatgaccaaaaTTCATAGTAGAAAGACTGAAGGTTTTTGCTACAGTGACACATAATTATGTTGAGAATGAGAAGAGAAACTTGTTCAAGTTTCTGCTATAAGTctagttgactttattcaataCAGAATCACAAGGTGACTAGTGATTGTGTCTGAGCTGAAGGTCTGAGCTACTGATCCCAATCCCACTTCAAACTTTGGTGTAAAAGAAGACCTTTAAAGCTGTCCCTTTAAGTGTCCCTTGTCCCGTGTGTTCCTCTGTCATCTTGTAGGTAATTCACATTACTCACACCAGTATAGACCTACATACTTTCATTTTATCGTGAATATTATTGTGACCAACCTGGTGTTTCCATTTTCTCTGCTGCATGCCTCCAAGGTTTAGCTCCACAGATGACATCCAAGCTATGAAGGCATATTATCTTAATGACAATTCTTCTCACAATTGATTCAATCCATTTCAAATTATTTGCATAATTTACTGCAGGAGaagtgacaaaagaaaaataactccAGTTCCACGGCAGTGACTCACATTTGTTGGTGGAAGCATGCAGTGCCAGCCGGGTGACATTCCAGAAGGACTGAAATCCAAGAGCTGTTGAAAGTCAGTCTGTTGCATTAAATGTGAAAGCAGAGAAAGACTTGTTTGACAAGATTGGCTGTCtccctccttctttttttttttttttaagatgagtCTGAGCATACCTACTCAACCTCATTCTTCCAGTGAAGCCATCCCCTGCGCGCATGGAACGCGCTCATTTAGAACAGAGCAGACGAGCAAAAAAGTCTGTCCAGGTTGATGAAGGCGTTGGAAGTTTTTcttaatggttttatttttgtacacaTAATGAGAGACTGAAGGAGAAACTCTCTGGATTTGATTTATCTGACTTACAATACATGTGTCGTCTTGGTGTATGATCAAAACAATGGATCAGGTATGTTGTTCTCAGATATCTTCTAATGAACAGTTTTATGTTTGGAATAATACTATTTTGTTATGacctctatttatttttttacgtgTTTCTCCTGTCGCAGTTACTACAAACGAATCTTAAATGAGTCTGTTTAGTGGTTGGTCGATCAACTGGCTGAGATCATGAGTGTGACTCAGTTAGGGTACATTCCATTCCATCATTGCATAAACtaaattttgacatttgaattttcatatactgtatttgtacatTTATGGACGTTTATTTGTTCCAAATCGTGGTCGTCTGTCTCCTTAGTTAACTATAATGATTGATTTAAGCCCCATTAAAATGGTTCCTCCTCTACTCTGTACAGTCAGAACAAACCCTGTGGTCCTGTAACTACAGCTGGTCAGACTGTGCCACCATTCTGATTACATTTTGttgaaagatgaataaatatgtaaatggaATCAAATCAAAAAACAGAATTGCTTAGTGAAGAGTGATAGTTTAGAGAATTCCTTCTTTATTCAGCATTTGTGATCTCAGACCAACAAGTCAACATGTAGTGTATGTGCTGTATTTGCATGAAGGTGGTATTGCTCTTCTTTCACCAGGAGGAAAAAATGGACTTTAAGGCCCTAAGGGCCAAGTTTCAAGAAGAAGAACTCCTCTTAAAGCAGCCCAGGATCAAACCTGCTATCCCCGTGAAACCAAAGGTTATTCCTCCTCCACAGAGCCCCATCCACCATCTCCCAACCGGGGCCCGCCCCTCCTTGCTCACCTCCATCAATCACACTCTGGAAAGCAACTCAGTGAATGCACCCAGGGTGGTCTTCAAGGATGACAAACCGGAGAGCAAGAAGCCTCTCATCCAGCCTCTCtttaaaagagacaaaaatgaagagaagctgaaaaaggatAAAGATAAGTATGAGAAGCTAAAAGAAGTTTCATCAGAtcagaaacagaagaaagaaaccgttaaaaaagagaaagagaggactGGGCAACTGGTACCTGCCACGCCTCCACCTAAACCCGACACACCAAAGAAGCGCTTCTTGGGTTTCAGGGTGGCATCAAAAAAAGGTTCATCTGCGGTCCCAGTCGATTCCTTTCTAGACGCAGTTAATTCAGAGATTCCTGGACCAGCTCCACTTATCCCAGTCTCTACTGGTGTTGGTGACGCAGCTCCGGAGTCTCAACCTTCTCGACCAAAGGCCCTCCTACCAAATATCCCCACCTTACCTGACCCCAGTGCTGCTGTGGAAAGTACCCCACCCTTCGTTATCCCTGCCTCTCCTGAATTCACCCCACCCCCTGCCTTTATTCCTGACATCCCAGTTCCTGATGTCCCAATCACAGACAGTGAAAACCTACTAGAGATAGAAACCCCTGCCTTACCTCCTACCAGGCCTGACAGCACAAACGAATCCATTCCAAGTCCACCCAATGTCATCCCGACCCCTCCCCCCAGCATTGCCTTCTCTTATCCCAATTCTGTGGCCTCCACACCCTCTCCATCACTTCCTGAGTCTGAAGTTGCAACGGTGGCGAGTATGAAACCTGTAAACATGGATGAGGTGGAGACGCCACCTCTTGTAGCTACAGAACCTCCATCCCACAGTCCGCCATCTCCTAAAGCTGCACCCACAAAAATCTCACCCCTGTCTGCCTTGGAGAGGGCGGGGGACATGTCCCAAGGGAAAAGGACTCACTGTGACCAGAGGATCTTCAACGCTCTGGAGAAGGCTCGAAGGAAGAAGACCAGGTACACAACACACATCTCCTTGGTAACGGCTGTTTAAATGATGGATGTAGTTGTGGTGATAAACACAACTTAGTTCAGGATGATTGGAAAAACACtaacttcattttttaatttttaattttttgcagcGTGCCGACAAACTCCACCACATTTCTTTCAATGACCCCACCATCAGAAGAGCAACAGAGCACCACCCTCTCTGCTGAAGCGTTCCCACCCACCGATTATGATCGTGCGTCCATGAAATCTGCAGAAGTCAATAGTTTTGGCCAGGGTAGGTCTGGACATGTCACTCTAGAGACTTTCTCCTctctgcttttgtttccttgtcAACTTCAAATATTTCATAGATTTGCTTCCCTTGAGTACGTCATACACAACAGCACCAGGTTATTAGTTATGTGGAGCTGCATAATCATTCATCGCCACAGAGTTTCATTTTGGCAGGAAACGGGGCTTGTACACTATGTTTTAATCCCCATGTGATGGTTAGCAGAGCTAGCTTTAAAGGGACTCCACAGCTACAGTACTGGCATTCCTCTTCAGCAAGAAACTAGCGCTGTGGGAAGGGCAGAGCTGCAAAAGTATGTCAGCTATGATGGAAAGGAGGAGCAGTGGCAGGACTGTGTCCTTCGTTATGACAGAGAGCTGCTGTGACTGACACTTTCGTGTCTCTTAAACTGACAACATATAAAGAGAAGTGAGTTTGACGCTGTGCTGACACTTTAGTTATTACTGTGATTATTATTTATGCAGGTGTTTATGTCAGCTTTAAACATATGCCGTgctttacactgtttatgttagaCGTCAGTACAGAAGCATTTTCAAGACTTAAAGTCAAACAATTCAATCAGAATGGTGATTTACAATGACTAGAACTACAGGTAAGGACATTCTCATAGAAATACAGTGAGGATAGATACACTTTTAATTTAGCACAATTTAAtaatattacatgtttgaatGTAATGTTCGAAATACATAAAATGATTGACAAGGACTGTACGTCTGTATGTTCAGAGGTGCTGACGTCTCCCTTATAACTGCTGTAGCCATGTTGTTTGAATTCAACATTATTCAAAACGTGAAAATATTTGACAACCACATCAAGATTCTAATCACAATACTATCATGCATGACCATGGCTAGCCTCACCGGATTTGGAGGTTACCTCTGAGGAAGGGTCTGAGCCGGTCCCGGAGTTGTTGGTGATTCCACCTCCTCCGCCCAGAAAGGTTCTCCCAGCCATCCCAGTGTCTGCAGTTCTTCCACCAGTGAAAGCAGAGAGCGATCCCTCCGTCAGTCTGAGAGAATTCATCCCTTCTTCTCTGGTAGATAATGGTACGTTCACCGTTACGGTAAACTTTGTGAAACCAAAGTGACCTGTTCCTGCACCTCCTTCATTTGTTGGCATCTTGTGTTTCCTCTCGTCTACAGAGATTCTTGCTCCTTCTGAATTATCAGATGCTGGCACCACAGATATTCCAGAGAAAGACTGCCAATCTGACGCTGGCAGTCTTTCTCCATACCTGCCAGCGTCAGATTGGGGGAATGGGGAGTTCTCTGGACCAGATAGTCCAGATGGACCGAAACTTCCACAATTTTTCGGTAATGGGACAATTCCTCATGGGGGCAAGGTCCGTGCAGAACCCGTACCTGGAGGACCAGAATATAATGGACAGACAGGGTAAGATTTGTGAATGTCTCTGTTCTCTTTGCTTTGACAAATTGGTTTTCATTCTCCTTGTCCTCATGGTTGACCCATCTAGACTCGGAGCTCAGGTGGACAACGGTGTTTATGAGATCACTACGGGTAATATGTATGAAGTTGTCCCTGGGGCCGGTgccaaaaagaaaggaaagacgGACCTTATCAAGAAACGCAAAGGACCCCCAAAGAGTAAGGAAATTTTCATAAGCGTTTTGGAAACCAGGTACATCATATATTCATCATATTGTCTAAAACTTTTTATTGGAAGAATATCAAAATATGACTCTGTTGTATGTCCATAGTGCATAGAGGTTATAATTGACTCTCAATGCCAAAATATGAACAATGATGTTGTCTCGTGTGATTCTGTCTACATGATGGTGTTAGAAAATTAGGAAGCAGTGGATGAGAACTTCCaagtattttcaaatttaaattaaatgtgtctTTTCCACAGATCCAtatgctgcagcaacacaggaaATAGTAAGTGTTCTCATCAAAATCAAGTttatccttccatccatttttatATGGACTTAAATAATAAGTAATTTTGTAAATTAAGAACATGTCTGAGACTTTCATTATTCAGTCCAAAACAGATCAAGTcttatgtttttgtctttgtttacaGAATGAAGAGAAGAGCAAGACAATCAGGTTGTTCAACAAGTAAGCCTTAATGCTTGACCCACTTCTCTTTTCAGTGCTCCCCAAAATACTGTTAGTCAAACAATTCCTCTCACTCAATCTCTACAGGAATGACAAAAAAGCTGCTATAGAAGGTCCGGATGAGAAAGAGctgaagaaaagagagaagcaacgtctggagaaggagaagaaagagttAAAGGAGAAACAAGAGAGGGAAAAgaaagagcaaaaagaaaaggaaaagagggaGAGTGAAATGAAGAAGACTTTCAAAGTGAGTGATGTTATGCTGACGTGGGAGGGAATGTATGGGACGGGAACAGACTGCTGGGGAGGGTGGGGTATATATCTTGGCATACAAACCTGTCTGGATTCATTCCTCCACTTGGGCTGAGCAGCCTGAAGTCTCTTCAAAAGGAATCTGTGTCAACACAGCTCATTGTAGGTGACAGAATTTTCTCCTGCAACACATTATTACCAGTagggtg is a window of Antennarius striatus isolate MH-2024 chromosome 7, ASM4005453v1, whole genome shotgun sequence DNA encoding:
- the LOC137598936 gene encoding FYN-binding protein 1 isoform X2; amino-acid sequence: MIKTMDQEEKMDFKALRAKFQEEELLLKQPRIKPAIPVKPKVIPPPQSPIHHLPTGARPSLLTSINHTLESNSVNAPRVVFKDDKPESKKPLIQPLFKRDKNEEKLKKDKDKYEKLKEVSSDQKQKKETVKKEKERTGQLVPATPPPKPDTPKKRFLGFRVASKKGSSAVPVDSFLDAVNSEIPGPAPLIPVSTGVGDAAPESQPSRPKALLPNIPTLPDPSAAVESTPPFVIPASPEFTPPPAFIPDIPVPDVPITDSENLLEIETPALPPTRPDSTNESIPSPPNVIPTPPPSIAFSYPNSVASTPSPSLPESEVATVASMKPVNMDEVETPPLVATEPPSHSPPSPKAAPTKISPLSALERAGDMSQGKRTHCDQRIFNALEKARRKKTSVPTNSTTFLSMTPPSEEQQSTTLSAEAFPPTDYDRASMKSAEVNSFGQASPDLEVTSEEGSEPVPELLVIPPPPPRKVLPAIPVSAVLPPVKAESDPSVSLREFIPSSLVDNEILAPSELSDAGTTDIPEKDCQSDAGSLSPYLPASDWGNGEFSGPDSPDGPKLPQFFGNGTIPHGGKVRAEPVPGGPEYNGQTGLGAQVDNGVYEITTGNMYEVVPGAGAKKKGKTDLIKKRKGPPKNPYAAATQEINEEKSKTIRLFNKNDKKAAIEGPDEKELKKREKQRLEKEKKELKEKQEREKKEQKEKEKRESEMKKTFKITGQEDAMYEAKVTVTTKGRKYDLPVKEGDLISIIRTTNCPKGKWLARDSNQNYGYVAVEHVELDIKEMLEMGKKSANYHKTVSSVSELDIASSGSRTSNHFPVSTESFTDDSEEWTGDDDEPLNTAPDNADSLASIHNRTQSMPEMGNKDLSINHQHSHSDIDPDGRYIEGRHEALQKLATFFHSSKPGLPSVSAGPETSPVFLREEVDLPEASSTQDVDFDPSDMIILPPPELYADFTTEE
- the LOC137598936 gene encoding FYN-binding protein 1 isoform X1, coding for MIKTMDQEEKMDFKALRAKFQEEELLLKQPRIKPAIPVKPKVIPPPQSPIHHLPTGARPSLLTSINHTLESNSVNAPRVVFKDDKPESKKPLIQPLFKRDKNEEKLKKDKDKYEKLKEVSSDQKQKKETVKKEKERTGQLVPATPPPKPDTPKKRFLGFRVASKKGSSAVPVDSFLDAVNSEIPGPAPLIPVSTGVGDAAPESQPSRPKALLPNIPTLPDPSAAVESTPPFVIPASPEFTPPPAFIPDIPVPDVPITDSENLLEIETPALPPTRPDSTNESIPSPPNVIPTPPPSIAFSYPNSVASTPSPSLPESEVATVASMKPVNMDEVETPPLVATEPPSHSPPSPKAAPTKISPLSALERAGDMSQGKRTHCDQRIFNALEKARRKKTSVPTNSTTFLSMTPPSEEQQSTTLSAEAFPPTDYDRASMKSAEVNSFGQASPDLEVTSEEGSEPVPELLVIPPPPPRKVLPAIPVSAVLPPVKAESDPSVSLREFIPSSLVDNEILAPSELSDAGTTDIPEKDCQSDAGSLSPYLPASDWGNGEFSGPDSPDGPKLPQFFGNGTIPHGGKVRAEPVPGGPEYNGQTGLGAQVDNGVYEITTGNMYEVVPGAGAKKKGKTDLIKKRKGPPKNPYAAATQEINEEKSKTIRLFNKNDKKAAIEGPDEKELKKREKQRLEKEKKELKEKQEREKKEQKEKEKRESEMKKTFKITGQEDAMYEAKVTVTTKGRKYDLPVKEGDLISIIRTTNCPKGKWLARDSNQNYGYVAVEHVELDIKEMLEMGKKSANYHKTVSSVSELDIASSGSRTSNHFPVSTESFTDDSEEWTGDDDEPLNTAPDNADSLASIHNRTQSMPEMGNKDLSINHQHSHSDIDPDGRYIEGRHEALQKLATFFHSSKPGLPSVSSAGPETSPVFLREEVDLPEASSTQDVDFDPSDMIILPPPELYADFTTEE